A genomic segment from Marinifilum sp. JC120 encodes:
- the mfd gene encoding transcription-repair coupling factor → MSLPAQLSAFASGNGDNLRIFKSGHGTQAFTAHNLHSRGESVVLVAPGAREYSELKALLTLFSRNELEHKGKIVPSWERDWVFLPPYLSKNSAASDWAERWAALHALTRGGKQSVLMTADNLLPKWPSPDVLESNYLVLAKGEEMDPELLMEQAVTWGYARTKLVSGYGEMSMRGDILDIYAPGYDLPIRLEFFGEILEEIRVFDPSSQRSKADLDEVTMLPVAPAMLTGNYVDEAEALWTQLKKTGEISSEGYTLLLEKAGNADGMIWPGLFYPDAVDLKAFFPQKSVYVLSSASNLRSKLQDQEYGWKTFLQDKSAHNGCKWPMHVICWNEEKARSTWRDERQMVFEDLVIGREKDGVDLSERALSAFTDIFWKPEQIKRPWAALVAALKEWKSERFQTVLSFRTERSRKKFLSLIEPEQLPISTEYSPLNKGIYALVSPLRQGMELEWNQTVILGEDVIQPQAAKGTRSRDKAFEGMTSYEDLLIEDLLVHRDYGLSRFGGLHHMNIGDVANDYLLLYFDSEDKLYVPVDRLNLVQKYKGPEGSCPILDKLGGARWAKTREKARKAIEKIAGELVEMYAYRKIAKGYAYGPLDDMYWEFESTFGFEETPDQEKAIQDVFRDMESPEPMDRLVCGDVGFGKTEVALRAAFRAVLDGKQVILLCPTTVLAEQHYQTFVQRMEGFPVTVGMLSRFVTKTRQKRVLEEMSSGGLDILIGTHRVLSKDVEAPNLGLLILDEEQRFGVRHKERLKEMRKNIDALTLTATPIPRTLQLSLSGVRSLSTIETPPVDRKPVETALIERDEAMLASIVARELERGGQIFWVHNRVQGLERVVEYVKKLAPDATVGMAHGQMTEKNLEGTIHKFWHKELDILVATAIIESGLDFPNANTLIVDQAQMFGLGQLYQLRGRVGRSTRQAYAYFAVSSLDSLSEKAKRRMQIILQLDYLGAGFKVAMEDLRLRGAGNILGEVQSGQMAKVGLDLFLEMLDEEVRRIKGDDSGTVTDPEMNFVFKAHLPEDFVPDARERLRYYRALSSADSEAGIEELAAEIKDRFGHFPEEVENFIAVLYLKRTLARLGVVRADLFPTRVILTWLENNNPVDPAKLIAWIGEQGEKAKLKPPAALEVRLDQSLSISQGLDSVCKKLEPLL, encoded by the coding sequence TTGTCCTTACCAGCTCAGCTCTCCGCTTTCGCTTCCGGAAACGGTGATAACTTACGTATTTTTAAAAGCGGCCACGGAACACAGGCTTTCACAGCCCACAACCTCCATTCACGAGGAGAGTCGGTTGTGCTTGTCGCTCCGGGTGCACGCGAATATTCAGAACTCAAGGCCCTGCTGACTCTTTTCAGCCGCAATGAACTTGAACATAAAGGAAAGATTGTTCCTTCATGGGAAAGGGATTGGGTTTTTCTACCGCCTTATCTCAGCAAGAATTCTGCTGCCTCGGATTGGGCAGAACGCTGGGCAGCTCTGCACGCACTTACCCGCGGCGGTAAACAGTCAGTACTCATGACTGCCGACAATTTGCTGCCCAAGTGGCCATCCCCGGATGTTCTGGAAAGCAATTATCTAGTTCTCGCAAAGGGCGAGGAGATGGACCCGGAGCTGCTCATGGAGCAGGCGGTTACTTGGGGATATGCTAGGACAAAACTTGTTTCCGGCTATGGCGAAATGTCCATGCGCGGTGATATCCTTGATATTTACGCGCCCGGATATGACTTGCCCATACGCCTTGAATTTTTCGGTGAAATTCTCGAAGAGATCCGTGTTTTTGATCCTTCTTCCCAGAGGTCAAAGGCTGATTTGGACGAAGTGACTATGCTTCCGGTTGCTCCGGCCATGCTGACCGGTAATTACGTGGACGAAGCGGAAGCCTTATGGACTCAGCTGAAAAAAACCGGTGAAATTTCTTCGGAAGGATATACCCTTTTACTTGAAAAGGCCGGAAATGCTGACGGCATGATCTGGCCGGGACTTTTTTATCCTGACGCTGTTGATTTAAAGGCCTTTTTTCCGCAGAAATCCGTTTACGTGCTTTCTTCCGCTTCAAATCTGCGTTCAAAATTGCAGGATCAGGAATACGGCTGGAAAACATTTTTGCAGGATAAATCCGCTCATAATGGCTGTAAATGGCCCATGCACGTTATCTGTTGGAATGAGGAGAAGGCACGCTCCACATGGCGCGACGAAAGACAGATGGTCTTTGAAGATTTGGTTATCGGCAGAGAAAAGGACGGAGTGGACCTTTCTGAGCGGGCTCTTTCTGCATTTACTGATATTTTTTGGAAACCGGAACAGATCAAACGTCCGTGGGCTGCTTTGGTTGCTGCTTTGAAAGAATGGAAGAGTGAGCGGTTCCAGACTGTGCTCAGCTTTCGTACCGAACGATCCCGCAAGAAATTTCTTTCCCTTATTGAGCCTGAGCAACTGCCCATTTCCACAGAGTACTCTCCTTTGAACAAAGGTATTTACGCTCTTGTTTCTCCTCTCAGGCAGGGTATGGAACTAGAGTGGAATCAGACGGTTATTCTCGGTGAAGATGTCATCCAGCCGCAGGCTGCGAAGGGCACTCGCAGCCGAGACAAGGCCTTTGAAGGCATGACCAGCTACGAGGACCTGCTCATTGAAGATTTGCTGGTTCATCGTGACTATGGACTTTCCCGTTTCGGTGGTCTGCATCATATGAATATTGGGGATGTGGCAAACGATTATCTGCTGCTGTACTTTGATTCAGAGGACAAGCTTTATGTTCCGGTGGACCGGTTGAATCTGGTCCAGAAGTACAAGGGTCCTGAAGGTTCGTGTCCGATACTGGATAAACTCGGCGGCGCACGTTGGGCCAAGACGCGCGAAAAGGCTCGTAAGGCCATTGAAAAGATCGCCGGGGAACTGGTAGAAATGTATGCGTACCGCAAAATTGCCAAGGGTTATGCTTACGGTCCGCTTGATGATATGTATTGGGAATTTGAATCCACTTTTGGGTTTGAAGAGACCCCTGATCAAGAGAAGGCTATTCAGGATGTTTTCCGGGATATGGAAAGCCCTGAACCTATGGATCGCCTTGTTTGCGGTGATGTAGGTTTCGGTAAAACCGAGGTTGCCCTGCGTGCAGCCTTCAGGGCTGTGCTGGACGGAAAGCAAGTTATTTTGCTTTGTCCCACCACTGTACTTGCGGAGCAGCATTATCAGACCTTTGTGCAGCGCATGGAAGGTTTTCCGGTTACCGTTGGTATGCTTAGTCGTTTTGTTACCAAGACCCGTCAGAAGCGCGTTCTGGAAGAAATGTCATCCGGCGGGCTTGATATTCTCATCGGAACCCACCGGGTGCTTTCCAAAGATGTGGAAGCGCCTAATCTCGGCCTGCTTATTCTTGATGAAGAACAGCGTTTCGGCGTGCGCCACAAGGAACGGCTCAAGGAAATGCGCAAAAATATTGATGCCCTGACCCTGACCGCAACTCCCATTCCCCGAACTTTGCAGCTTTCTCTTTCCGGTGTGCGCAGTTTGAGCACTATTGAAACCCCGCCCGTGGATCGCAAACCTGTTGAGACCGCACTTATTGAGCGTGATGAAGCCATGCTAGCTTCCATCGTGGCCCGTGAACTTGAACGTGGAGGACAGATCTTCTGGGTTCATAACCGGGTTCAGGGTCTTGAGCGGGTGGTTGAGTATGTTAAGAAGCTTGCCCCCGATGCCACAGTCGGTATGGCTCATGGCCAAATGACGGAAAAGAACCTTGAAGGGACCATCCATAAATTCTGGCACAAGGAACTTGATATTCTGGTTGCCACGGCCATCATTGAATCCGGGCTTGATTTCCCTAATGCCAACACTTTGATCGTGGATCAGGCTCAGATGTTCGGTCTGGGCCAGCTTTACCAGTTGCGCGGCAGGGTGGGGCGCAGTACCCGTCAGGCCTATGCATATTTTGCGGTTTCTTCACTGGATTCTCTTTCCGAAAAGGCTAAACGCAGGATGCAGATTATTTTGCAGCTTGATTATCTTGGTGCCGGGTTCAAGGTTGCCATGGAAGATCTGCGTTTGCGCGGAGCGGGTAACATTCTCGGTGAAGTCCAGTCCGGTCAGATGGCCAAGGTTGGACTTGATCTATTCCTTGAAATGCTGGACGAAGAAGTACGCAGGATTAAAGGCGATGATTCAGGAACAGTCACAGATCCAGAGATGAATTTTGTATTCAAGGCTCATTTGCCGGAAGATTTCGTTCCTGATGCCAGAGAGCGACTGCGCTACTACCGTGCTCTTTCTTCTGCTGACAGCGAGGCTGGAATCGAAGAACTTGCCGCCGAGATCAAAGACCGCTTCGGACATTTTCCGGAAGAGGTTGAGAATTTTATAGCTGTACTTTACCTTAAGCGAACTCTGGCACGCCTAGGCGTTGTCCGTGCTGATTTGTTTCCCACTCGAGTAATTTTGACTTGGTTGGAAAACAATAACCCGGTTGATCCGGCAAAACTTATCGCCTGGATCGGTGAGCAGGGTGAAAAGGCAAAGCTCAAGCCGCCGGCAGCTCTTGAAGTGCGTCTTGATCAGAGTTTATCCATTTCACAAGGTCTTGATTCTGTTTGTAAAAAACTTGAACCACTACTTTAA
- a CDS encoding chemotaxis protein CheW, which produces MEEGKKIALDAELIQLVTFSIGEEEFGVDILKVQEIIRTMEITKVPRAPQFVEGVINLRGKVIPIIDLRSKFGLQFREHDQHTRIIVIEISDMIVGFVVDSVSEVLRIPASTVEPPPAVVSGLESEYISGVGKLEDRLLILLDLNRLLSNEEQEQLAQV; this is translated from the coding sequence ATGGAAGAAGGTAAGAAGATTGCGCTTGATGCGGAATTGATTCAGCTGGTTACCTTCAGTATCGGTGAAGAGGAATTCGGTGTTGATATTCTCAAGGTTCAAGAGATTATCAGAACCATGGAAATTACCAAAGTTCCCAGAGCACCGCAGTTCGTTGAAGGTGTAATCAACCTTCGCGGTAAGGTTATTCCCATTATCGACCTTAGAAGCAAGTTTGGTCTGCAGTTTCGTGAACACGATCAGCATACCAGAATCATTGTAATAGAAATTAGCGATATGATCGTAGGTTTTGTTGTGGATTCCGTTTCTGAGGTCCTGCGAATTCCTGCATCAACCGTTGAACCGCCGCCGGCCGTTGTCTCCGGTCTTGAATCTGAATATATCAGCGGAGTTGGTAAGCTTGAAGATAGACTGCTTATTTTGCTCGACCTTAATAGACTCCTGTCCAACGAGGAACAGGAACAGCTGGCACAGGTATAG
- a CDS encoding M23 family metallopeptidase, whose product MAKKKSRIGQIILLIILVGVIGTGAYLLYKDTTSPQAALTPDKGFITFETPINVNISDTQSGLKAVKIVLSQGEKKLTLTEKTLPKGSFDYNEDILIKKKQIKEGPFELAVWAVDTSLAGFGSGNAVIARGNYTLDTIAPKITVQTTTHNMNQGGCGLLIYNINETPAKTGVQVNEDFFPGHKQPDGTYACLFAMPYYTEKKDFNPVLIAEDKAGNVRKGSFWYHANGKKYRHDRINISDRFLNTKMPQFEGDFPGLPSQVQLFLKVNRELRKKNRAELHRVAEETSPTFLFEGKFKRLPNAATRAGFGDKRSYYYAGKVIDKQTHLGIDLASTRQAPIPAANNGRVVLAESDFGIYGNAVIIDHGLGLQSLYSHLSQIDVEPGDMVAKGQVIGKTGATGMAGGDHLHYGVICAGIPVNPVEWWDGRWIKNNISSKLK is encoded by the coding sequence ATGGCTAAAAAGAAAAGTCGCATCGGACAAATCATTCTACTGATAATTCTTGTCGGAGTTATCGGAACCGGGGCGTACCTGCTCTACAAAGATACCACATCTCCTCAAGCCGCACTGACACCGGATAAAGGATTTATCACTTTCGAGACACCAATTAATGTAAATATCAGTGACACACAGTCCGGCCTTAAGGCTGTTAAAATTGTATTATCACAAGGTGAAAAAAAACTGACACTCACCGAAAAAACTCTTCCTAAAGGCAGTTTTGATTACAATGAAGATATTCTGATCAAGAAAAAACAAATTAAGGAAGGTCCTTTTGAACTGGCTGTCTGGGCTGTAGATACATCCCTTGCCGGATTCGGCAGCGGCAACGCGGTAATAGCCCGTGGTAACTACACACTCGATACCATTGCTCCTAAAATTACCGTCCAAACAACTACTCATAATATGAATCAGGGCGGGTGTGGCCTATTGATTTACAACATCAACGAAACTCCGGCTAAAACCGGCGTGCAGGTAAATGAAGATTTCTTTCCGGGCCACAAACAGCCGGACGGAACATATGCCTGCCTTTTTGCTATGCCCTACTACACCGAAAAAAAAGATTTCAATCCGGTGTTGATTGCTGAAGATAAAGCAGGGAACGTACGCAAAGGATCATTCTGGTACCATGCTAACGGTAAAAAATACCGTCATGACCGGATTAACATTTCCGACCGTTTCCTGAACACCAAGATGCCCCAGTTCGAAGGCGACTTCCCCGGTCTGCCCAGTCAGGTTCAACTTTTCCTGAAGGTAAACCGCGAACTGCGCAAGAAGAACAGAGCTGAACTTCATCGTGTGGCTGAAGAAACATCACCCACTTTCCTTTTTGAAGGAAAGTTCAAGCGTCTGCCCAATGCCGCCACCCGTGCCGGATTCGGTGATAAACGCAGCTATTACTATGCCGGAAAGGTCATCGACAAACAGACTCATCTAGGTATCGACCTTGCCAGCACCCGCCAAGCTCCTATCCCTGCGGCAAACAACGGTCGCGTGGTGCTTGCTGAATCCGATTTCGGCATCTACGGCAATGCGGTCATAATTGACCATGGTCTCGGTTTGCAAAGCCTCTACTCTCATTTGAGCCAGATTGATGTGGAACCCGGTGATATGGTCGCCAAGGGACAGGTCATCGGTAAAACAGGAGCCACAGGCATGGCTGGTGGTGATCATCTGCATTACGGAGTCATCTGCGCCGGTATCCCTGTTAACCCTGTTGAATGGTGGGACGGACGCTGGATTAAAAACAACATCAGCAGTAAATTGAAATAA
- a CDS encoding peptidyl-prolyl cis-trans isomerase, with protein sequence MKRILIGVLLACFMFGGCQNKNEEPGIIARVNDKPIYLSQLDYKYDLTHEGSNGFVPSVAQVRAEYGQILGDLIVQELVSQELEQREIPVSDKEMKEAEDEVRSDYPDDSFEQILIEEYVDINAWRSQLKYQLAMDKFYRDILRPEIKIDYKEAEQYYRTHLSDFYMPAGYRFVMVKGMGKDLVLKGVELYREGLSPAAISAKLRKVSVREIWIRNGQIPAAWKTFVKDLEPGKATPVITQKKEVFCLILKEKKEATLLTPLQAYPMVEKVLLEKKLEEKFEAWLENKMATSNIKISKNLMPEVKETAPEAELVEATKAE encoded by the coding sequence ATGAAAAGAATACTGATCGGTGTCCTGCTGGCTTGTTTTATGTTCGGTGGTTGCCAGAACAAAAACGAAGAGCCGGGAATAATTGCACGGGTTAATGATAAACCCATTTATCTGAGCCAGCTTGATTATAAATATGATCTCACCCATGAGGGCAGCAACGGATTTGTTCCCTCTGTTGCACAGGTCCGGGCTGAATACGGGCAGATTCTCGGAGACCTTATCGTTCAGGAACTTGTTTCACAGGAATTGGAGCAACGTGAGATTCCGGTCTCCGATAAAGAAATGAAGGAAGCCGAAGATGAGGTTCGCTCTGATTATCCTGATGATTCATTTGAGCAGATTCTTATTGAAGAATATGTAGATATCAACGCTTGGCGTTCACAGCTTAAGTATCAATTGGCCATGGATAAATTTTACCGTGATATTCTGCGTCCTGAGATTAAAATCGATTACAAGGAAGCAGAGCAATATTATCGGACTCATCTATCTGATTTTTATATGCCTGCCGGGTACCGTTTTGTCATGGTTAAAGGTATGGGCAAGGATCTTGTGCTTAAAGGGGTAGAGCTTTACCGTGAAGGGCTTAGCCCGGCGGCAATTTCTGCAAAGCTGCGCAAGGTTTCTGTGCGTGAAATATGGATCAGGAACGGACAGATTCCTGCGGCATGGAAAACTTTTGTAAAAGACCTTGAGCCGGGTAAGGCCACTCCTGTAATTACCCAGAAGAAAGAAGTTTTTTGTCTGATACTTAAGGAAAAGAAAGAGGCGACTCTGCTTACTCCATTGCAGGCATACCCTATGGTTGAAAAGGTTTTGCTTGAAAAGAAGCTTGAAGAAAAATTTGAAGCATGGCTGGAAAACAAAATGGCGACTTCAAATATAAAAATCAGCAAAAACTTGATGCCCGAAGTTAAAGAGACTGCACCTGAAGCTGAGCTGGTTGAAGCGACAAAAGCTGAATAG
- a CDS encoding hydrogenase maturation protease: protein MKKLLVLGIGNLLLGDEGVGVHAVEELKKEEWPENVHLVEGGTFTHDIFHILEHYDGALVLDIVHGTKEPGTIYYLEEKDLVQNEKQRLSLHDIDLLDSLNMAGAIGKRPVMRILGMEPENYTDWSLEMTDTCKATFPQFLEKARIEINKFVEEFAE, encoded by the coding sequence ATGAAAAAACTGTTAGTTTTAGGGATTGGGAATCTTCTCCTCGGCGATGAGGGCGTCGGGGTGCATGCTGTTGAGGAATTAAAAAAAGAAGAATGGCCGGAAAATGTCCATCTGGTGGAAGGCGGAACATTCACCCATGATATTTTTCATATTCTCGAACATTACGATGGCGCATTGGTGCTGGACATTGTTCATGGCACTAAAGAGCCGGGTACTATTTATTATCTCGAGGAAAAGGATCTCGTTCAGAACGAGAAGCAGCGCCTTTCCCTGCACGACATTGATCTGCTGGATTCACTGAACATGGCAGGAGCCATCGGCAAGCGTCCGGTAATGCGCATCCTCGGCATGGAGCCGGAGAACTACACAGATTGGAGTCTGGAAATGACTGACACCTGTAAAGCCACATTTCCTCAGTTTCTGGAGAAGGCCCGCATTGAAATCAACAAGTTTGTTGAGGAGTTTGCGGAGTAA
- a CDS encoding twin-arginine translocation signal domain-containing protein, whose translation MSLTRRDFVKMCTGTVAGFGISQMFNPSVVHALKKFVPNVFWLQGQGCTGCSVSLLNSVHPSIAEVLLDVINLDYHPTIMGSEGHVAWDFMMDQAKENKGKYIVIVEGSVPTAENGHYCIVGAGADHKEYTMTEATLEMAKNAALVVNVGTCAAYGGIPAAEGNLTGSMSVTNFLAENGVKTPVVNIPGCPPHPDWMVGTLVVAINAIEEKGLDGGLAEVVKILDENGRPTPFFGENIHDNCPYLEAFDNDEYAEMFTDPVKCRYELGCKGPSANSDCFKRKWNGGVNWCVENSVCIGCVEPGFPDEMSPFYEAG comes from the coding sequence ATGAGTTTGACCAGGCGAGATTTCGTGAAAATGTGCACAGGAACTGTGGCTGGCTTTGGGATTTCCCAGATGTTCAACCCCAGTGTAGTGCATGCGCTGAAGAAGTTTGTACCGAATGTATTCTGGCTGCAGGGACAGGGCTGCACCGGATGTTCAGTTTCACTTCTTAACTCAGTGCATCCCTCTATCGCAGAGGTACTTCTCGATGTAATTAACCTTGATTATCACCCGACTATCATGGGTTCCGAAGGCCACGTTGCCTGGGATTTCATGATGGATCAGGCTAAAGAAAATAAAGGTAAATACATCGTTATTGTTGAAGGTTCCGTTCCCACAGCTGAGAACGGCCATTACTGTATCGTTGGTGCAGGCGCAGACCACAAAGAATACACCATGACTGAAGCCACTCTTGAGATGGCTAAGAATGCTGCTCTGGTTGTAAACGTTGGTACCTGTGCTGCTTACGGCGGTATCCCCGCTGCTGAAGGAAACCTTACCGGCTCTATGTCTGTAACCAATTTCCTCGCAGAGAACGGTGTGAAAACTCCCGTAGTCAACATTCCGGGCTGTCCTCCCCATCCTGACTGGATGGTGGGTACTCTCGTTGTTGCTATCAATGCCATCGAAGAAAAAGGTCTTGATGGTGGGCTTGCTGAAGTCGTTAAGATTCTTGACGAAAACGGTCGTCCTACACCTTTCTTCGGTGAGAACATCCACGACAACTGCCCCTATCTTGAGGCATTTGACAACGATGAGTATGCTGAAATGTTCACCGATCCGGTTAAATGCCGTTATGAGCTGGGCTGTAAAGGTCCCAGTGCCAACTCCGATTGCTTCAAACGCAAGTGGAATGGCGGCGTGAACTGGTGTGTTGAAAACTCAGTATGCATTGGCTGTGTAGAACCGGGATTCCCGGATGAAATGTCTCCCTTCTACGAAGCCGGTTAA
- a CDS encoding YibE/F family protein produces MKRFISPIFFILMIVGLIGLLQSENSGPDLNTGMHELRATVTAVNNEALVEMGTARIGGQHVTAILQEGEAKGQTVTGPNQLTGQPEMDEIFHPGDTILMAVRINDGKAVEARAVNQFRQGWELALFGLFVVILLIYARSIGLKALFSFITSFYIIWKFFIPGLLSGGNPILLTVITLTLLTVVIITCVAGFSRVTVVATMGTLCGLLLALTLTLFFGEKLKLAGMTAPFATMLIFSGHYTLDLLDIFYASVILGASGAAMDIAMDVAASMNEVLDKKPDITRNELIASGFNVGRMVTGTMTTTLLLAYSGGYLTMLMLFVTKETSFTRMLNFKLVAAEIFRTLVGSVGLVLVAPITAILAGFILCRFNEVKKSSN; encoded by the coding sequence ATGAAAAGGTTTATATCTCCGATTTTTTTTATCCTGATGATCGTCGGTCTTATCGGATTGTTGCAGTCTGAGAATTCCGGTCCTGACCTGAATACCGGCATGCACGAGTTGCGTGCTACTGTTACCGCAGTGAATAATGAAGCCCTTGTTGAGATGGGTACAGCCCGTATCGGCGGGCAGCATGTCACTGCCATTTTGCAGGAGGGGGAAGCCAAAGGACAGACTGTAACCGGGCCTAACCAATTGACCGGACAGCCGGAAATGGACGAAATTTTCCATCCCGGAGACACAATCCTCATGGCGGTCCGTATTAATGACGGCAAAGCTGTTGAAGCACGCGCTGTGAACCAGTTTCGTCAGGGCTGGGAGCTGGCACTGTTTGGTTTATTTGTCGTCATCCTGCTGATTTATGCCCGTTCAATCGGTCTTAAAGCTTTGTTTAGCTTTATCACCAGTTTTTATATTATTTGGAAATTTTTTATTCCGGGCCTGCTCAGCGGCGGGAATCCTATTCTGTTAACCGTTATCACCCTCACTTTGCTTACAGTAGTGATTATAACTTGTGTGGCCGGATTCTCGCGGGTCACAGTAGTGGCTACAATGGGCACTCTCTGTGGTTTGTTGCTGGCTCTGACCTTGACCCTCTTTTTCGGGGAAAAGCTTAAACTGGCAGGCATGACCGCGCCTTTTGCCACTATGTTGATCTTCTCTGGGCATTACACACTCGATCTGCTCGATATTTTTTATGCTTCGGTAATTCTCGGAGCGTCCGGTGCGGCCATGGATATTGCCATGGATGTTGCGGCGTCTATGAATGAGGTTTTGGATAAGAAACCGGATATCACCCGCAATGAATTGATTGCATCAGGTTTCAACGTGGGGCGCATGGTCACGGGAACTATGACCACGACCTTGCTGCTGGCTTATTCCGGAGGTTATCTAACTATGCTCATGCTCTTTGTTACCAAAGAGACATCGTTTACACGCATGCTTAATTTCAAGCTGGTGGCAGCGGAGATTTTCCGCACGCTGGTAGGTAGCGTGGGGCTGGTTTTGGTGGCTCCCATAACGGCAATATTGGCTGGGTTTATTTTATGCAGATTTAACGAAGTTAAAAAGTCTTCTAACTAA
- a CDS encoding nickel-dependent hydrogenase large subunit, producing MSSKSHAPAGKDGKLKIAIDPVTRIEGHLKAEVVVKDGKVADAWLSGGMYRGFENILVGRDPRDAAQLTQRICGVCPTAHSTASTRALDDAFGVKLTTNGRLTKNLIFGANYLQSHILHFYHLSALDFVRGPEKSPFIPRFDHPDLRLDEKTNKVAVDQYVKALEIRRICHEMVALFGGKMPHVSGQVVGGATEIPTQEKLAEYASRFKQVQKFIAETYVPTVYLIGSVYKDLFKIGGGYKNAMAYGVFPMDDAENEFLLKPGVYIDGKDQKFDDKLIKEYTKYAWYTEESGGMHPSEGKTIPDVHKKDAYTFCKASRYNDSAVEVGPLARMWIQNPELSPMGQKQLKDLFGIEAKMFRDLGEDMAFSLMGRHVARAEEAYLVANAIADNWLKEVKAGEETYVKPEMPETAQGLGLTEAPRGSLLHFVDIKDSVTANYQMIPATLWNSCPRDDKGRRGTIEEALIGTPVPDPSSPVDISRIIRSFDPULGCAVHVLHAETGEEHVVHVGEGC from the coding sequence ATGTCTTCAAAATCTCATGCACCCGCCGGTAAAGACGGGAAACTTAAGATTGCCATTGATCCGGTAACCCGAATCGAAGGTCACCTCAAGGCTGAGGTCGTAGTTAAAGACGGTAAAGTAGCGGATGCATGGCTCTCCGGCGGCATGTATCGTGGTTTCGAGAACATCCTTGTTGGACGTGATCCCCGCGATGCAGCTCAGCTGACCCAGCGCATTTGTGGTGTTTGCCCCACCGCACACTCCACTGCTTCTACCCGCGCTCTTGATGATGCTTTCGGCGTAAAGCTGACCACTAACGGTCGTCTTACCAAGAACCTCATCTTCGGTGCTAACTACTTGCAGTCTCACATTCTGCATTTTTATCATCTTTCCGCTCTGGATTTCGTACGCGGACCTGAAAAGTCTCCCTTTATCCCCCGCTTCGATCATCCTGATCTGCGTCTTGATGAAAAAACTAACAAAGTAGCTGTTGACCAGTACGTTAAGGCTCTTGAAATCCGCCGCATCTGCCACGAAATGGTAGCTCTGTTCGGTGGTAAAATGCCTCACGTTTCCGGTCAGGTCGTTGGTGGTGCAACAGAAATTCCGACCCAGGAAAAGCTCGCAGAATACGCAAGCCGTTTCAAGCAGGTTCAGAAATTCATTGCTGAAACTTACGTACCTACCGTTTACCTTATCGGTTCCGTATACAAAGATCTGTTCAAGATCGGTGGCGGTTACAAAAACGCTATGGCTTACGGCGTATTCCCCATGGATGATGCTGAAAACGAATTCCTGCTCAAGCCCGGTGTTTATATCGACGGTAAAGATCAGAAGTTCGACGACAAGCTCATCAAGGAATACACCAAGTACGCTTGGTATACTGAAGAGTCCGGCGGCATGCATCCCAGCGAAGGTAAAACTATTCCTGATGTGCATAAGAAGGACGCTTACACATTCTGTAAAGCTTCCCGCTATAACGATAGCGCTGTTGAGGTTGGACCTCTGGCCCGTATGTGGATCCAGAACCCTGAACTCAGCCCCATGGGCCAGAAGCAGCTCAAAGATCTCTTCGGCATCGAAGCCAAGATGTTCCGCGATCTGGGCGAAGATATGGCATTCTCTCTCATGGGCCGTCACGTTGCCCGTGCAGAAGAAGCTTATCTCGTTGCTAACGCTATTGCAGATAACTGGCTCAAGGAAGTTAAGGCTGGCGAAGAAACCTACGTTAAGCCCGAAATGCCGGAAACCGCACAGGGGCTCGGTCTTACCGAAGCTCCCCGTGGCTCCCTGCTGCACTTCGTTGACATTAAGGACTCAGTGACCGCTAATTATCAGATGATCCCCGCGACCCTCTGGAACAGCTGTCCCCGTGACGACAAAGGCCGTCGCGGTACCATTGAGGAAGCCCTCATCGGTACCCCGGTTCCCGATCCGTCCAGTCCTGTAGACATCTCAAGGATCATTCGATCCTTTGACCCGTGACTGGGTTGTGCCGTGCACGTGTTGCACGCAGAGACCGGTGAAGAGCATGTTGTTCACGTAGGCGAAGGTTGCTAA